A genomic segment from Sorangium aterium encodes:
- a CDS encoding nSTAND1 domain-containing NTPase produces MRTFRPQLPREAAATGGTMMNQVTLAPRTLFQGRYEILSPPWETPHAAIYHGRQIAGGQPVVLEVVRILPEGVSGGIARRRGARFLREMGRCARLRHPNIVRLIDAGQTDEGLLYTVFERAPGQSLAELLSVRGALDPQEARRLMRQVLDALACAHRQGIVHGDVRPAHVMVVPSGAERSALLFGFGLAAVAAGAPGGEDGAHASGTELIGAQAYAAPEQRRGFAPIARSDLYAWGLVFLECLTGRRAACGMSPDGDALTPEGGEPGRIPRALLDHPLGAILRRATIEDVAARAGTADDLLRELDACEVTGLRREDLILDAAPSGAGARREEAAGCAALTASGRDAAIHPDDLGAPGISGEEPARTLAEVPASLTSSGQARDAVPLRTADAGAPAEPIAGRMHLKAGDVLKHYEIIRKLGRGGMGVVYLARDTRLGRLVAIKLLRRYTGQTVERFLDEARATARCRHENIVVIHEVDEILGCPYLVLEYIKGRTLREWMAQREQPSAPGSPTAAAPPGPMSPGQVVELMIPVVRALLCAHAVGIVHRDLKPENIRLDDAGGIKVLDFGIAKRIDAGVVSTITGAPAALAGDAGQHRRSAIVGTPHYMAPEQLLGRDIDGRTDLWAVGIILYELLTGAHPLEPFSRARLSDIVDLDVPMPSVSERRPEAGALGALVDRCLKKHRAERIGSAQELLAELEALLPSRKALDLGEDESPFAGLSAFQEADAARFFGRDRDIAAMTTRVRSQQLLVIAGPSGAGKSSFVRAGVIPALKGAEGHWEAFVLRPGRRPLSALADVLVQVAEAESTPGATAGSGAAKGAPELPDHDALVATLRTQPGALGARLRARCRHEGRRRRIVLFVDQLEELYTLGAPSEELAAFVACLEGAADDASSPLRVLLAVRSDFLERVAEDRNFMTDVTHGLWFLRPMGRDGLREALTRPLEAAGVRFETAEMIEHMLGTLEGTRSPLPLLQFTATMLWEARDRERRLLTRDSYERLGGVAGALSAHADAVLSSLPSREQRLARAVLLRLVTPERTRAVVSLEELREAAQEGDGAAGDAIAQVVQRLAGARLLHIEAGCDEAGGARDRTTVELVHESLIDRWPKLGQWLAESEQDAQFLARLRAAAQQWKASGEAEGLLWRDRAAEDARAWHERRRADLGADWHVGLGKREERYLLAVVGLVEHARRLRRRLAVGTAAALGAIAVVVSCLAIRANQQATRANQQAVRADQEAARAQVEAREARNATRMATARELQTDATTVLAILREVEPPNVPRGWDFLEWSALHGGVARAVLSHPDWVTDARYSPDGERIVTACSDGSARVWNADGTGEPIVLRGHDDRVTSAAFSPDGKRVVTASHDGTARVRNADGTGTPVVLRGHDDRVTSAAFSPDGERVVTASHDGTARVWNADGTGTPVVLRGHHDRLSSAAFSPDGKRVVTASWDKTARVWNADGTGAPVILRGHDDRLTSAAFSPDGKRVVTASWDQTAWVQNADGTGAPLVLRGHDEVIYSAAFSPDGKRIVTASWDKTARVWNADGTGAPMVLRGHEDGIGSAAFGPDGKRIVTASWDKTTRVWNADGTGAPIILRGHGKGVLGAAFSPDGRRIASASYDKTARVWNADGTGTPVVLRGHQSEVYSAAFSPDGKRIVTASWDKTARVWNADGTGTPVVLRGHRSEIYSAAFSPDGKRIVTASWDKTARVWNADGTGAPIILRGHEDRVEAAAFSPDGKRIVTASWDKTARVWNADGTGAPIILRGHEGRIRSAVFSPDGKRIVTASYDKTARVWNADGTGESLVLRGHDHWAIGAAFSPDGRRIVTGSQDKTARMWNADGSGEPLVLRVSDSPVNAVAFSPDGKRIVTASDDKLVRVWTNLEPLRGVDDPKLWTATTYCIPVERRIELLRVPEPMARANREACLRRVEEARAAPPETRP; encoded by the coding sequence ATGAGGACGTTTCGCCCGCAACTGCCACGCGAGGCGGCCGCGACCGGAGGGACCATGATGAACCAGGTGACCCTCGCTCCAAGGACGTTGTTCCAGGGCCGCTACGAGATCCTCTCCCCGCCCTGGGAGACCCCCCACGCCGCGATCTACCACGGGCGGCAGATCGCGGGTGGGCAGCCCGTCGTCCTCGAGGTCGTACGCATCCTCCCGGAGGGGGTCTCCGGGGGCATCGCGCGACGCCGCGGCGCGCGCTTCCTGCGGGAGATGGGCCGCTGCGCGCGGCTCCGCCACCCCAACATCGTCCGGCTCATCGACGCGGGACAGACGGACGAGGGGCTGCTCTATACCGTGTTCGAGCGCGCGCCCGGGCAGAGCCTGGCCGAGCTGCTGTCGGTCCGCGGCGCGCTCGATCCGCAGGAGGCGCGACGCCTGATGAGGCAGGTCCTCGACGCGCTGGCCTGCGCGCACCGGCAGGGCATCGTCCACGGGGACGTCAGGCCGGCCCACGTGATGGTCGTGCCCTCGGGGGCAGAGCGGAGCGCGCTGCTGTTCGGCTTCGGCTTGGCCGCGGTCGCCGCCGGAGCGCCCGGCGGAGAGGACGGAGCGCACGCCTCCGGCACCGAGCTCATCGGCGCGCAGGCCTACGCGGCGCCCGAGCAGCGCCGGGGGTTCGCGCCGATAGCGCGCTCGGACCTGTACGCGTGGGGGCTCGTGTTCCTCGAGTGCCTCACGGGCAGGCGGGCAGCTTGCGGAATGTCTCCGGATGGAGACGCTCTCACGCCGGAAGGCGGCGAGCCCGGCCGGATCCCGCGTGCGCTCCTCGATCACCCGCTCGGGGCCATCTTGCGACGGGCGACGATCGAGGATGTCGCGGCGCGGGCCGGCACGGCGGACGATCTGCTGCGCGAGCTCGACGCCTGCGAGGTAACCGGGCTCCGCCGGGAGGACCTGATCCTGGACGCCGCGCCGAGCGGGGCCGGGGCGAGGCGAGAGGAGGCAGCCGGCTGCGCCGCCCTGACCGCCTCGGGACGGGACGCGGCGATCCACCCTGACGACCTGGGCGCGCCCGGGATCTCCGGTGAGGAACCCGCGCGCACGCTCGCCGAGGTCCCGGCCAGCCTGACATCCAGCGGGCAAGCGCGCGACGCCGTGCCTCTCCGGACCGCTGATGCGGGGGCGCCGGCCGAGCCCATCGCGGGTCGCATGCACCTGAAGGCCGGCGACGTCCTCAAGCACTACGAGATCATTCGCAAGCTGGGCCGGGGCGGCATGGGGGTCGTGTACCTGGCCCGCGACACGAGGCTCGGCCGCCTGGTCGCGATCAAACTCCTCCGCCGTTACACCGGGCAGACGGTCGAGCGCTTCCTGGACGAGGCGCGGGCCACGGCGCGCTGCAGGCACGAGAACATCGTCGTCATCCACGAGGTCGACGAGATCCTTGGATGTCCCTACCTCGTGCTCGAGTACATCAAGGGCCGCACGCTGCGCGAATGGATGGCCCAGCGCGAGCAACCCAGCGCGCCCGGGTCGCCCACTGCCGCCGCGCCGCCCGGCCCGATGTCGCCCGGCCAGGTGGTCGAGCTCATGATCCCGGTAGTTCGCGCGCTCCTCTGCGCGCACGCGGTCGGGATCGTGCACCGCGATCTCAAGCCGGAGAACATCCGCCTGGATGACGCGGGCGGCATCAAGGTGCTCGATTTCGGCATCGCCAAGCGGATCGACGCGGGCGTGGTCTCGACGATCACGGGCGCGCCGGCCGCGCTCGCCGGAGACGCTGGCCAGCACCGGAGGAGCGCGATCGTCGGCACGCCTCACTACATGGCGCCCGAGCAGCTGCTGGGCAGGGACATCGATGGTCGCACCGACCTCTGGGCCGTGGGCATCATCCTGTACGAGCTGCTCACCGGGGCGCACCCGCTGGAGCCATTCTCGCGCGCACGGCTCTCGGACATCGTGGACCTCGATGTCCCGATGCCCAGCGTGAGCGAGAGGCGTCCCGAGGCGGGCGCGCTCGGCGCCCTCGTGGACCGCTGCCTGAAGAAGCACAGGGCCGAGCGCATCGGCTCGGCCCAGGAGCTCCTCGCCGAGCTCGAGGCGCTCCTGCCAAGCCGAAAGGCGCTCGACCTGGGCGAGGACGAGAGCCCGTTCGCCGGCCTGTCCGCCTTCCAGGAGGCGGACGCCGCGCGCTTCTTCGGCCGCGATCGGGACATCGCCGCCATGACGACGCGGGTGCGGAGCCAGCAGCTCCTCGTCATCGCCGGACCCTCCGGGGCGGGCAAGTCGTCGTTCGTGCGCGCGGGCGTGATCCCCGCCTTGAAGGGAGCCGAAGGCCACTGGGAGGCGTTCGTCCTGCGGCCGGGGCGCCGTCCACTGTCCGCGCTCGCCGATGTGCTCGTGCAGGTCGCCGAGGCGGAGTCCACGCCTGGGGCGACGGCGGGAAGCGGGGCAGCGAAGGGCGCTCCCGAGCTCCCCGATCATGACGCGCTGGTCGCCACCTTGCGCACCCAGCCAGGTGCCCTGGGCGCCCGGCTGCGCGCGCGCTGTCGCCATGAAGGGAGGAGGCGCCGTATCGTGCTCTTCGTCGATCAGCTCGAGGAGCTCTATACGCTCGGAGCCCCCTCCGAGGAGCTGGCGGCGTTCGTCGCCTGCCTGGAGGGCGCGGCCGACGACGCGTCGTCGCCCCTGCGCGTCCTGCTCGCCGTCCGCTCGGACTTCCTCGAGCGCGTGGCCGAGGACCGCAATTTCATGACCGACGTGACCCACGGGCTCTGGTTCCTGCGGCCCATGGGGCGCGATGGCCTGCGCGAGGCCCTGACGCGGCCGCTCGAGGCGGCCGGGGTTCGCTTCGAGACCGCCGAGATGATCGAGCACATGCTGGGCACGCTGGAGGGCACGCGGAGCCCGCTCCCGCTCTTGCAGTTCACGGCCACGATGCTGTGGGAGGCGCGGGATCGCGAGCGCCGGCTGCTCACGCGGGACAGCTATGAACGCCTCGGCGGCGTCGCCGGCGCGCTGTCCGCCCATGCGGACGCGGTGCTCTCGTCGCTGCCGTCGCGCGAGCAGCGGCTGGCCCGGGCGGTGCTCCTGCGCCTGGTCACGCCCGAGCGCACGCGCGCGGTGGTGAGCCTGGAGGAGCTCCGCGAGGCAGCGCAGGAAGGCGATGGCGCTGCCGGCGACGCGATCGCGCAGGTGGTCCAGCGCCTGGCGGGCGCGCGGCTCCTGCACATCGAGGCTGGCTGCGACGAGGCCGGAGGAGCGCGCGACCGCACGACGGTGGAGCTGGTCCACGAATCCTTGATCGACAGGTGGCCGAAGCTCGGCCAGTGGCTCGCCGAGAGCGAGCAAGACGCGCAGTTCCTGGCCCGGCTGCGCGCCGCGGCCCAGCAGTGGAAGGCGAGCGGTGAGGCCGAGGGGCTGCTCTGGCGCGACCGCGCGGCGGAGGACGCGAGGGCGTGGCACGAGCGCCGTCGCGCCGACCTGGGAGCCGATTGGCACGTCGGGCTCGGCAAGCGCGAGGAGCGATATCTGCTGGCCGTCGTGGGCCTGGTCGAGCACGCGCGGCGTCTGCGCCGGCGGCTCGCCGTCGGCACGGCCGCCGCGCTGGGCGCGATCGCGGTCGTCGTGTCGTGCCTGGCGATCCGTGCCAATCAGCAGGCCACGCGCGCCAATCAGCAGGCCGTGCGCGCTGACCAGGAGGCGGCTCGCGCGCAGGTCGAAGCCCGGGAGGCGCGCAACGCGACCCGCATGGCCACGGCCCGCGAGCTGCAAACCGATGCCACGACCGTGCTCGCGATCCTGCGCGAGGTCGAGCCGCCCAATGTGCCGCGAGGGTGGGACTTCCTGGAGTGGTCGGCGCTGCACGGCGGGGTCGCTCGCGCGGTGCTCAGCCATCCCGACTGGGTCACGGACGCGCGCTACAGCCCCGACGGCGAGCGCATCGTCACGGCCTGCTCCGATGGATCCGCGCGCGTGTGGAACGCCGATGGCACGGGCGAGCCCATCGTCCTTCGGGGTCACGACGATCGGGTCACTTCGGCCGCGTTCAGCCCCGACGGCAAGCGCGTCGTCACCGCGTCGCACGACGGGACCGCGCGCGTGCGGAACGCCGATGGCACGGGCACGCCCGTGGTCCTCCGGGGGCACGACGATCGGGTCACTTCGGCCGCGTTCAGCCCCGACGGCGAGCGCGTCGTCACCGCGTCGCACGACGGGACCGCGCGCGTGTGGAACGCCGATGGCACGGGCACGCCCGTGGTCCTCCGGGGTCACCACGATCGGCTCAGTTCGGCGGCGTTCAGCCCCGACGGCAAGCGCGTCGTCACCGCGTCCTGGGACAAGACCGCGCGCGTGTGGAACGCTGACGGCACGGGCGCACCCGTGATCCTCCGAGGTCACGACGACCGGCTCACTTCTGCGGCGTTCAGCCCCGATGGCAAGCGCGTCGTCACCGCGTCCTGGGACCAGACGGCGTGGGTGCAAAACGCCGACGGCACAGGCGCGCCCCTGGTCCTCCGGGGTCACGACGAGGTGATCTATTCGGCCGCGTTCAGCCCCGATGGCAAGCGCATCGTCACCGCGTCCTGGGACAAGACCGCGCGCGTGTGGAACGCTGACGGCACCGGCGCGCCCATGGTCCTCCGGGGTCATGAGGACGGTATCGGTTCCGCGGCGTTCGGCCCCGACGGCAAGCGCATCGTCACCGCGTCCTGGGACAAGACCACACGCGTGTGGAACGCTGACGGCACCGGCGCGCCCATCATCCTTCGGGGGCACGGGAAGGGGGTGCTGGGGGCGGCGTTCAGCCCTGACGGCAGGCGCATCGCGTCGGCGTCGTACGACAAGACCGCGCGCGTGTGGAACGCCGACGGCACAGGCACGCCCGTGGTCCTGCGCGGTCACCAGAGCGAGGTCTACTCGGCCGCATTCAGCCCCGACGGCAAGCGCATCGTCACCGCGTCCTGGGACAAGACCGCGCGCGTGTGGAACGCCGACGGCACCGGCACGCCCGTGGTCCTGCGCGGTCACCGGAGCGAGATCTACTCGGCCGCGTTCAGCCCCGACGGCAAGCGCATCGTCACCGCGTCCTGGGACAAGACCGCGCGCGTGTGGAACGCTGACGGCACAGGCGCGCCCATCATCCTTCGGGGCCACGAGGATCGGGTCGAAGCGGCGGCGTTCAGCCCCGACGGCAAGCGCATCGTCACCGCGTCCTGGGACAAGACCGCGCGCGTGTGGAACGCTGACGGCACAGGCGCGCCCATCATCCTTCGGGGCCATGAAGGCCGGATCCGTTCGGCGGTGTTCAGTCCCGACGGCAAGCGCATCGTCACCGCGTCCTATGACAAGACCGCGCGGGTATGGAATGCCGATGGCACGGGCGAGTCCCTGGTGCTTCGTGGCCACGACCACTGGGCCATAGGGGCAGCGTTCAGCCCCGACGGGAGACGCATCGTCACTGGGTCCCAGGACAAGACAGCGCGGATGTGGAACGCCGACGGTTCGGGCGAGCCACTGGTCCTGCGCGTCTCCGACTCTCCGGTCAACGCCGTGGCCTTCAGTCCGGATGGCAAGCGGATCGTCACCGCGTCCGACGACAAGCTCGTGCGGGTGTGGACCAACCTCGAGCCGCTCCGCGGTGTCGACGACCCGAAGCTGTGGACCGCGACCACCTACTGCATACCCGTCGAGCGGAGGATAGAGCTCCTTCGCGTGCCCGAGCCCATGGCCCGAGCAAACCGGGAAGCCTGCCTGCGCCGCGTCGAGGAGGCTCGCGCCGCTCCCCCGGAGACCCGACCATAA